A window of the Sodalis glossinidius str. 'morsitans' genome harbors these coding sequences:
- a CDS encoding helix-turn-helix transcriptional regulator: MHRHHLPCAPVQVRSTLECVDGEAPRSATFEADTRFTEKERKIIFFALQGLTAKDIGRRMDISYRTVEKRRQVIFDKTGAHSTRDLTM; the protein is encoded by the coding sequence GTGCATAGGCACCATCTGCCATGCGCGCCCGTTCAAGTTCGCTCGACGCTGGAATGCGTTGACGGGGAAGCGCCGCGTTCGGCGACGTTTGAGGCTGATACGCGGTTTACAGAGAAAGAGCGGAAAATCATCTTCTTCGCCCTGCAGGGCCTGACCGCCAAAGATATTGGTCGGCGTATGGATATATCTTACCGCACGGTCGAAAAACGGCGGCAAGTGATTTTCGATAAGACTGGCGCGCACAGCACCCGAGATCTGACCATGTAA